One genomic window of Streptomyces sp. WP-1 includes the following:
- a CDS encoding GH1 family beta-glucosidase: MPEPLTPVTFPTDFLWGCATSAYQIEGAVREGGRTPSIWDTFSHTPGRTAGGDHGDIAVDHYHRYREDVALMADLGLNAYRFSVSWSRVQPTGRGPAVQVGLDFYRRLVDDLLEHGIQPAVTLYHWDLPQELEDAGGWPERETALRFAEYAQLVGDALGDRVEHWITLNEPWCSAFLGYGSGVHAPGRTDPAASLRAAHHLNLGHGLAVSALRSVMPARNQIAVSLNSSVVRPLSQDPADLAAVRRIDDLANGVFHGPMLHGAYPATLPADTASVTDWSFVRDGDLATAKAPLDALGLNYYTPALVSAAPGSVAGPRADGHGASEHSPWPGADDVLFHQTPGERTEMGWTIDPSGLHELIMRYSREAPGLRLYITENGAAYDDKPDADGRVHDPERIAYLRAHLAEVERAIADGADVRGYYLWSLMDNFEWAYGYSKRFGAVYVDYTTLERIPKSSAHWYGKAARTGELPPVDAA, encoded by the coding sequence ATGCCTGAACCCCTCACCCCCGTCACCTTCCCGACCGACTTCCTCTGGGGCTGTGCGACCTCGGCGTACCAGATCGAGGGCGCGGTGCGGGAGGGCGGCCGCACCCCCTCGATCTGGGACACGTTCAGCCATACCCCGGGCAGGACGGCGGGCGGCGACCACGGTGACATCGCCGTCGACCACTACCACCGCTACCGCGAGGACGTCGCGCTCATGGCCGACCTCGGCCTGAACGCCTACCGGTTCTCCGTCTCCTGGTCCCGGGTGCAGCCGACCGGCCGGGGCCCCGCGGTCCAGGTGGGCCTGGACTTCTACCGCCGGCTCGTGGACGACCTGCTGGAACACGGCATCCAGCCCGCCGTCACCCTCTACCACTGGGACCTGCCGCAGGAGCTGGAGGACGCGGGCGGCTGGCCGGAGCGGGAGACCGCGCTGCGGTTCGCGGAGTACGCCCAGCTCGTCGGGGACGCCCTGGGCGACCGGGTGGAGCACTGGATCACCCTCAACGAGCCCTGGTGCAGCGCCTTCCTGGGCTACGGCTCCGGGGTGCACGCCCCCGGCCGCACCGACCCGGCGGCCTCGCTGCGCGCCGCGCACCACCTCAACCTCGGCCACGGCCTCGCCGTCTCGGCGCTGCGCTCGGTGATGCCGGCCCGCAACCAGATCGCGGTCAGCCTCAACTCCTCGGTGGTACGGCCGCTCTCGCAGGACCCCGCCGACCTCGCGGCGGTGCGGCGCATCGACGACCTGGCCAACGGCGTCTTCCACGGTCCGATGCTGCACGGGGCGTACCCCGCCACCCTGCCGGCGGACACCGCCTCGGTCACCGACTGGTCCTTCGTGCGGGACGGCGACCTGGCCACGGCCAAGGCCCCGCTGGACGCGCTGGGCCTGAACTACTACACCCCGGCGCTGGTCTCGGCCGCCCCCGGCTCGGTCGCGGGCCCGCGCGCGGACGGCCACGGCGCCAGCGAGCACTCCCCCTGGCCGGGCGCCGACGACGTGCTGTTCCACCAGACGCCGGGCGAGCGCACCGAGATGGGCTGGACCATCGACCCGAGCGGCCTGCACGAGCTGATCATGCGCTACTCCCGCGAGGCCCCGGGGCTGCGTCTGTACATCACGGAGAACGGCGCGGCCTACGACGACAAGCCGGACGCCGACGGCCGGGTGCACGACCCCGAGCGCATCGCCTATCTGCGCGCCCACCTCGCCGAGGTCGAGCGCGCCATCGCGGACGGGGCCGATGTGCGCGGCTACTACCTGTGGTCCCTGATGGACAACTTCGAGTGGGCGTACGGCTACAGCAAGCGGTTCGGCGCGGTGTACGTCGACTACACGACCCTGGAGCGCATCCCGAAGTCGAGCGCCCACTGGTACGGCAAGGCGGCGCGGACGGGTGAGCTGCCGCCGGTCGACGCGGCGTGA
- a CDS encoding HAMP domain-containing sensor histidine kinase codes for MRWALVKVCLAVTTMVVVAFAVPLGLVVREMARDRAFAGAEREAAAVAPALSITTDRDELERVVAAAGADSGMAVHLPAEGARGALDIGASRATGHDIQAVRRLGRASTATVTGGFALLQPVALGSGAIAVVEVYVPEADVTNGVGTAWAVLAGVGLALIVGSVAVADRLGVRMVRPARRLVEGARELGEGELGARVPEEGPTELRLAAVAFNSMADQVVRLLAGERELAADLSHRLRTPLTVLRLNAASLGAGPAAEQTRAAVAQLEREVDTIIRTAREAKPQTAAPGVGAGCDAAEVVCERMEFWSALAEDEGRTWRVAGLDRPAWIPVARADLAAALDALLGNVFRHTPEGTAFAVDVHQGDDAVIVLVSDAGPGIPDPEAALARGRGSGAAGSTGLGLDIVRRLAESTGGDVRIGASVLGGSEIRIRFQRDARGPRRRGHRGAVRRRGARRLVPIFNRPRSLP; via the coding sequence ATGAGGTGGGCCCTGGTCAAGGTCTGCCTCGCGGTCACCACCATGGTCGTCGTCGCCTTCGCGGTGCCGCTCGGGCTGGTGGTCCGGGAGATGGCCCGCGACCGCGCCTTCGCGGGCGCCGAGCGGGAGGCCGCCGCCGTGGCGCCCGCGCTGTCCATCACCACCGACCGGGACGAACTGGAGCGGGTGGTGGCCGCCGCCGGCGCCGACTCCGGGATGGCCGTCCACCTGCCCGCCGAGGGCGCCCGCGGCGCACTCGACATCGGCGCCTCCCGCGCCACCGGCCACGACATCCAGGCGGTACGACGGCTCGGCCGGGCCTCCACCGCCACCGTCACCGGCGGCTTCGCCCTGCTGCAACCGGTGGCGCTCGGCTCCGGGGCGATCGCGGTGGTCGAGGTGTACGTCCCGGAGGCCGATGTGACCAACGGCGTCGGCACGGCGTGGGCGGTGCTGGCCGGTGTCGGCCTCGCGCTGATCGTCGGCTCGGTCGCCGTCGCCGACCGGCTCGGGGTGCGCATGGTGCGGCCCGCGCGCCGGCTGGTCGAGGGCGCGCGGGAGTTGGGCGAGGGAGAGCTGGGCGCCCGGGTGCCGGAGGAGGGCCCGACCGAACTGCGGCTCGCGGCGGTCGCGTTCAACTCCATGGCCGACCAGGTGGTCCGGCTCCTCGCGGGCGAGCGTGAGCTGGCCGCCGACCTCTCCCACCGGCTGCGCACCCCGCTCACCGTCCTGCGGCTGAACGCGGCCTCGCTGGGCGCCGGACCGGCCGCCGAGCAGACCCGCGCGGCCGTCGCCCAGCTGGAGCGCGAGGTGGACACCATCATCCGCACCGCCCGGGAGGCCAAGCCGCAGACGGCCGCGCCCGGCGTCGGCGCCGGGTGCGACGCGGCCGAAGTGGTGTGCGAGCGCATGGAGTTCTGGTCCGCGCTCGCCGAGGACGAGGGCCGCACCTGGCGGGTGGCCGGGCTGGACCGCCCGGCGTGGATACCCGTGGCCCGCGCCGACCTGGCCGCCGCCCTCGACGCCCTGCTCGGCAATGTCTTCCGGCACACCCCGGAGGGCACCGCCTTCGCGGTGGACGTGCACCAGGGCGACGACGCGGTGATCGTGCTGGTCTCCGACGCGGGCCCCGGCATACCCGATCCCGAGGCGGCACTGGCCCGGGGCCGGGGCTCGGGGGCCGCGGGCTCGACCGGGCTCGGCCTCGACATCGTGCGCCGGCTCGCCGAGTCCACCGGCGGCGACGTCCGGATCGGCGCCTCGGTGCTGGGCGGCAGCGAGATACGCATCCGCTTCCAGCGGGACGCGCGCGGGCCGCGGCGGCGGGGACACCGGGGTGCCGTGCGTCGGCGCGGGGCGCGGCGGCTGGTCCCGATCTTTAACCGGCCCCGATCCCTTCCTTAA
- a CDS encoding cellulose binding domain-containing protein, with the protein MSTHRRRISGRNKAIGGIVAAAVVGGGALLFTGTANAAGVNAAYTRTSDWSTGYTGQYVVTNNSTQQERTWTLEFDLPAGAKLSSLWNGESSVSGSHVTVRPASWDTAGLAPGKSVTVGFVVEGGGAPTGCRIDNSSCSTDDGPAPEPSGRPTGTGTPTPTPTPTRTATPPPTPTTSTGSGTAASAGFAPYVDTSLYPAFDLLGAADATGVKNYNLAFITDGGGCTPKWGGVTDVTSDAVAAQIGALRAKGGDVRVSFGGASGSELATTCSSADALAAAYGKAIDAFKLTKVDFDVEGGALPNTAANTRRAQAIAKLQAQHPGLDVSFTLPVMPEGLTQDGVDLLSNAKANGVRTGMVNIMAMDYGSSYNGDMGGYAEQAATATQAQVKSVLGLSDAAAWKTVAVTPMIGVNDVSAETFTVSDATQLAGFAAAKGLGGLSMWSAARDQQCPGGPKPSADPTCSSVAQDKWAFSKAFAAFK; encoded by the coding sequence ATGAGCACCCACCGGCGCAGGATCAGTGGCAGGAACAAGGCGATAGGCGGCATCGTCGCCGCGGCCGTGGTCGGCGGCGGCGCGCTCCTGTTCACGGGCACGGCGAACGCGGCGGGGGTGAACGCCGCGTACACCAGGACCAGCGACTGGTCCACCGGCTACACCGGCCAGTACGTCGTCACCAACAACAGCACCCAGCAGGAGAGGACCTGGACCCTGGAGTTCGACCTGCCGGCCGGGGCGAAGCTGTCCTCGCTGTGGAACGGCGAGTCGAGCGTCAGCGGCAGCCATGTCACGGTCCGCCCCGCGAGCTGGGACACCGCGGGGCTCGCCCCCGGCAAGTCGGTGACCGTCGGTTTCGTGGTCGAGGGCGGCGGCGCCCCGACGGGCTGTCGTATCGACAACAGCTCCTGCTCCACCGACGACGGACCGGCGCCCGAGCCGAGCGGACGCCCCACCGGGACCGGGACCCCCACCCCGACCCCCACGCCCACCAGGACGGCCACCCCGCCCCCCACGCCGACCACGAGCACCGGCTCCGGCACCGCCGCGTCCGCCGGGTTCGCGCCCTACGTGGACACCTCCCTCTACCCGGCCTTCGACCTGCTCGGCGCCGCCGACGCCACCGGGGTGAAGAACTACAACCTGGCCTTCATCACCGACGGCGGCGGCTGCACCCCCAAGTGGGGCGGTGTCACCGATGTGACCAGCGACGCCGTGGCCGCGCAGATCGGCGCCCTGCGCGCCAAGGGCGGGGACGTCCGGGTCTCCTTCGGCGGCGCCTCCGGCTCCGAGCTGGCCACCACCTGCTCCTCCGCCGACGCGCTCGCGGCGGCGTACGGCAAGGCGATCGACGCGTTCAAGCTGACCAAGGTCGACTTCGACGTGGAGGGCGGCGCGCTGCCGAACACGGCCGCCAACACCCGCCGCGCCCAGGCCATCGCCAAGCTCCAGGCCCAGCACCCCGGCCTGGACGTCTCCTTCACCCTCCCGGTGATGCCCGAGGGCCTCACCCAGGACGGCGTCGACCTGCTGTCCAACGCCAAGGCCAACGGCGTGAGGACCGGCATGGTCAACATCATGGCGATGGACTACGGCTCCTCGTACAACGGCGACATGGGCGGCTACGCCGAGCAGGCAGCGACCGCCACCCAGGCCCAGGTCAAGAGCGTGCTCGGGCTCTCCGACGCGGCCGCCTGGAAGACCGTCGCCGTCACCCCGATGATCGGGGTCAACGACGTCTCCGCCGAGACCTTCACGGTCTCCGACGCCACCCAGCTGGCGGGCTTCGCCGCGGCCAAGGGCCTGGGCGGCCTGTCCATGTGGTCCGCCGCCCGCGACCAGCAGTGCCCCGGCGGCCCCAAGCCCTCCGCCGACCCGACGTGCAGCTCCGTCGCCCAGGACAAGTGGGCGTTCTCGAAGGCGTTCGCCGCCTTCAAGTGA